A window of the Deltaproteobacteria bacterium genome harbors these coding sequences:
- a CDS encoding universal stress protein, giving the protein MQKSLLVTISEDPRSLNSIQCIAQLFPQKKDVKLTLFYVTPKPPSVLQGEGVRESLRAAKVQERQWSETGKGALEAAREEALALGFTEEGLEMKLKKGMVSKVTDIVHEGERGQYDAVALGPRGLSWFEGVFGQSVSRDLLQKKMSFPLWICRGGGKGRKNILLCLDGSELAYRAADHVGFILADQLHHRVTLLQVEKTRKAQKEEESIFQRAEELLKENGFPPDQTDRKVLEETNIAKAIMKESEEGKYAAVAVGRAGLGRGMMDMLFYGSVCDRLFNELKEPALWISH; this is encoded by the coding sequence ATGCAAAAGAGTCTTCTTGTCACCATCAGTGAAGATCCGAGATCTCTTAACAGCATTCAATGTATCGCGCAGCTTTTTCCCCAAAAGAAGGACGTGAAATTGACCCTTTTTTACGTAACACCGAAGCCTCCTTCCGTCCTTCAGGGGGAAGGGGTCCGCGAAAGCCTCAGGGCAGCCAAGGTCCAGGAAAGACAGTGGTCCGAAACGGGTAAAGGGGCACTTGAGGCAGCCAGAGAAGAGGCATTGGCCCTGGGTTTTACGGAAGAAGGGCTGGAAATGAAACTCAAAAAGGGTATGGTTTCCAAAGTGACGGATATCGTTCATGAAGGGGAAAGGGGCCAATATGACGCCGTTGCCCTGGGCCCCCGGGGGCTTTCCTGGTTCGAAGGGGTTTTCGGCCAAAGCGTCAGCAGGGACCTCTTGCAAAAAAAGATGTCCTTTCCCCTTTGGATTTGCCGGGGGGGAGGAAAGGGACGAAAGAACATCCTCCTCTGTCTGGACGGCTCCGAACTGGCCTACCGGGCTGCCGACCATGTGGGATTCATACTGGCGGATCAGCTTCATCACAGGGTCACCCTGTTGCAGGTGGAAAAAACGAGAAAGGCACAGAAAGAGGAGGAATCCATTTTTCAAAGGGCTGAAGAACTCCTCAAGGAGAATGGATTTCCCCCTGATCAAACGGATCGTAAGGTTTTAGAAGAGACCAATATAGCCAAGGCCATCATGAAAGAGAGCGAGGAAGGGAAATACGCCGCTGTGGCCGTGGGCAGGGCCGGGCTGGGAAGAGGAATGATGGACATGCTTTTTTACGGGTCGGTTTGCGATCGGTTGTTCAATGAACTCAAGGAACCGGCCCTTTGGATCTCCCACTAG
- a CDS encoding YitT family protein, with product MVFLKKKKSSLLLLKDILRNLVLISAGSSLCALALNGILIPHKFVSAGFSGLVLIIHYFLPFLPLGLLYFIINVPVFFLGWKYVGKRFFLYSILGMVMFSLALQFVQVSIPLQDKVLSALFAGILTGTGAGIILRSAGSSGGLDILAVIMLSRFSIRLGSTNLAFNACLLFFTGVIFSLESALYTLIFIYVTSYMLNLVVTGLSQRKAVFIISPYWKEIGEGIMSEIDRGYTVLRGEGGFTGKEEHILYTVVAFKELPRLKALIRRRDPDAFMVAHDTLEVMGRRIGNQPHW from the coding sequence ATGGTTTTTTTGAAAAAAAAGAAATCAAGTCTTCTTCTCTTAAAAGACATCCTCCGCAACCTTGTTCTCATATCCGCGGGAAGCTCCCTTTGCGCATTGGCCCTGAACGGCATATTGATACCCCACAAGTTTGTGAGCGCCGGGTTCTCAGGCCTGGTACTCATTATTCACTATTTTCTCCCTTTTCTTCCCTTGGGTCTTCTCTACTTCATCATAAACGTACCCGTGTTTTTCCTTGGATGGAAATACGTCGGGAAGCGGTTTTTCCTGTACAGCATCCTGGGGATGGTCATGTTTTCTCTTGCCCTTCAGTTCGTACAGGTCTCCATCCCCCTTCAGGACAAGGTCCTCAGCGCCCTTTTTGCAGGGATCCTTACAGGAACCGGGGCCGGGATTATTCTCAGGTCCGCCGGGTCTTCCGGTGGACTGGATATTCTGGCTGTCATCATGCTCTCCCGTTTCTCCATAAGGCTGGGCAGCACCAATCTCGCCTTTAATGCTTGCCTGCTGTTCTTTACCGGCGTGATCTTCTCCCTTGAAAGCGCTCTTTATACCCTGATCTTCATCTACGTGACCTCTTATATGCTCAACCTGGTGGTTACGGGATTGAGCCAGCGGAAGGCGGTCTTCATCATTTCCCCCTACTGGAAGGAGATAGGAGAGGGTATCATGAGCGAGATCGACCGGGGCTATACCGTTCTCAGGGGTGAAGGCGGTTTCACTGGAAAGGAAGAACATATTCTGTATACGGTGGTGGCCTTCAAGGAACTGCCCCGCCTGAAGGCCCTGATCCGGCGCCGGGATCCCGATGCCTTCATGGTTGCGCATGACACCCTGGAGGTCATGGGCCGCCGGATCGGTAACCAGCCCCACTGGTGA
- a CDS encoding sulfite exporter TauE/SafE family protein has translation MEMHVAQIIALLITGLGVGFASGLLGVGGCFIMIPVQFWVLKSIGVDPTIAIRIAFGTNLLVVLPTAFSGAMTHHKKGAVVWKAGITLGITGAIGAFFGGFIAAHLPGKILNIAFGIAVVLGALRMLTARPPQITEEPSDSLAAFILWGIPLGIVSGIIGIGGGVLMIPIMVYFLRFKMHQAVGTSTALMIFTAVGGSLSFLINGLGVQGLPPYSTGYLNWLQWILLAGCSIPMAIVGAKTAHLLPAKQLKYIFIAVMFYMGLKMIGVFAWFHLPI, from the coding sequence ATGGAGATGCATGTTGCTCAAATTATTGCATTACTGATTACGGGTCTGGGCGTTGGTTTTGCTTCAGGGCTTTTGGGTGTCGGAGGATGTTTCATCATGATCCCGGTGCAATTCTGGGTCCTGAAATCGATTGGCGTAGATCCTACCATTGCCATCCGGATTGCTTTCGGAACAAATTTGCTGGTGGTTCTTCCCACGGCCTTTAGCGGGGCCATGACCCACCATAAAAAAGGAGCTGTCGTCTGGAAGGCGGGTATCACCCTGGGAATTACCGGAGCTATCGGTGCATTTTTCGGGGGCTTCATCGCTGCACACTTGCCAGGGAAAATCTTAAATATTGCTTTCGGAATAGCTGTGGTCTTAGGCGCGCTTCGGATGCTCACGGCCAGGCCGCCGCAAATCACGGAGGAACCATCCGACAGTCTGGCCGCCTTTATCCTCTGGGGAATCCCCCTGGGTATTGTTTCCGGCATCATAGGTATCGGCGGTGGCGTGCTCATGATCCCTATCATGGTCTATTTTTTGAGGTTCAAGATGCACCAGGCCGTGGGCACCTCTACGGCCCTGATGATCTTCACGGCCGTCGGCGGATCACTTTCCTTCCTGATCAATGGATTAGGGGTTCAGGGCCTCCCGCCTTACTCAACGGGGTACCTGAACTGGCTTCAGTGGATACTGCTGGCCGGTTGCAGCATTCCTATGGCCATCGTTGGGGCGAAAACCGCACACCTTCTTCCGGCCAAGCAGCTCAAGTACATCTTTATCGCGGTGATGTTTTACATGGGGCTCAAGATGATCGGGGTGTTTGCGTGGTTTCACCTACCCATATGA